A single region of the Oreochromis niloticus isolate F11D_XX linkage group LG19, O_niloticus_UMD_NMBU, whole genome shotgun sequence genome encodes:
- the rin3 gene encoding ras and Rab interactor 3, with the protein MGLPFSPPPPSPQPLSSATPEAERKEEGKGGVVEREERKLALTSPPPSRPPVPPQGRAAPPLPPAPLCRTSPSRKSSERVAGEGTEREKGQNAAKKAEREEGGEQGERRKSKSGLLFEQDSRDQHQAVEEEEEKEGEGRGNEEEKEDKVRASPPCPPPGKKPSRPVPPPRKKPTSPNSPASPNQPRGANQSAPIKVPPASPARRPDVSLYSPQGGAILATQPDSSSTSSAEEDVELNQELEQNHSRLAESRSPKAAVRRTSTTVMLDRARYRLSTVLTGLISHERRLTQRIVELARDPFSYFGNLVKEHRAFTLETMSSHSSSTEMLQEIRQMMTQLKSYLLQSTELQAMLEPQHQYTQDKLESIVEAALCKSVLKPLKESIYQRLEKLHTGDGGLKQLAQNQSVVLGSTTTALGITTAVPEASSMEKISIKLNNLHQEYSPQKKIEQLLKACKIIYDSMSISCPGRAHGADDFLPVMMYVLARSNLCALQLDVEYMMELMDPSLTLGEGSYYLTTTYGALEHIKTFDQQRSATRQLSREVQDSIHRWERRRTFNQERTSQGSIRDFLTVCCPEIGADPKTLGVLPTTTIQQLSEQCAARFEQDSYTLSVYIDGVHHPVAQTELALSVKSGCQPGAYCFVYHPADQPADAPPRRTCPLDPPPAPPVECFIPADMAPADTEEPGVEEESLISL; encoded by the exons ATGGGCCTCCCCTTctcccctcctcccccctcACCTCAGCCGCTGTCTTCTGCAACTCCTGAAGCTGagagaaaagaggaaggaaagggAGGAGTAgtggagagagaagagaggaagTTGGCGTTAACATCACCTCCCCCGTCGAGGCCTCCCGTCCCCCCGCAGGGCCGAGCTGCTCCCCCTCtgcctcctgctcctctctgtCGCACCTCTCCCTCCAGAAAAAGCTCTGAGCGAGTGGCAGGAgaagggacagagagagagaagggacaAAATGCTGCGAAGAAAGCcgagagagaggagggaggagagcaGGGGGAGAGAAGGAAAAGTAAATCGGGTCTGCTGTTTGAGCAGGACAGCAGGGACCAGCACCAAgcggtggaggaggaggaggagaaggagggagaaGGACGAGGCAacgaggaggagaaggaggacaaAGTGAGAGCCAGCCCCCCGTGCCCCCCACCGGGAAAGAAACCGTCCCGCCCAGTACCTCCACCGAGGAAGAAACCCACCTCACCCAACTCACCTGCGTCCCCCAACCAGCCCAGAGGAGCCAATCAGAGCGCTCCGATCAAAGTGCCCCCTGCATCCCCAGCACGGCGGCCGGATGTGTCGCTGTACTCGCCACAGGGGGGCGCTATTCTGGCAACCCAGCCCGACTCCAGCTCCACTAGCAGCGCAGAGGAAGACGTAGAGCTGAACCAGGAACTGGAGCAAAACCACAG CCGCCTGGCAGAGAGTCGCAGCCCCAAAGCAGCCGTCAGACGAACCTCCACCACCGTGATGTTGGACAGAGCCCGCTACCGTCTGTCCACCGTCCTCACCGGGCTCATCAGCCACGAGCGCCGCCTCACGCAGCGCATCGTGGAGCTCGCCAGGGACCCTTTCAGCTACTTTGGCAACCTG GTGAAGGAGCACCGCGCCTTCACCCTGGAGACGATGTCGAGCCACTCGTCCTCCACCGAGATGCTGCAGGAGATCCGACAGATGATGACTCAGCTGAAGAGCTACCTGCTGCAGAGCACGGAGCTGCAGGCCATGCTGGAGCCGCAGCACCAGTACACGCAGGACAAACTTG AGAGCATCGTGGAAGCTGCTCTGTGTAAGAGCGTCCTGAAGCCCCTGAAGGAGTCCATCTATCAGAGGCTGGAGAAGCTGCACACGGGCGACGGCGGCCTCAAACAGCTGGCTCAGAACCAG TCTGTAGTCCTCGGCAGCACCACCACGGCGTTAGGAATTACCACGGCTGTCCCCGAGGCCTCGTCTATGGAGAAGATCAGCATCAAACTGAACAACCTGCATCAGGAGTATTCTCCTCAGAAGAAGATCGAGCAGCTGTTGAAGGCCTGCAAGATCATCTACGACTCCATGTCCATCAGCTGTCCAG GGCGGGCCCACGGCGCTGATGACTTCCTGCCTGTGATGATGTACGTCCTGGCCCGGTCCAATCTGTGCGCCCTGCAGCTGGATGTAGAGTACATGATGGAGCTGATGGACCCATCGCTAACGCTGGGAGAAG gttCCTATTACCTGACCACCACCTACGGGGCGCTGGAGCACATTAAGACATTTGACCAGCAGAGGTCAGCGACGCGCCAGCTCAGCAGAGAGGTCCAGGACTCGATCCACCGCTGGGAGAGACGGCGCACGTTCAACCAGGAGCGCACGTCTCAGGGATCAATAcgg GACTTCCTGACGGTGTGCTGCCCCGAGATCGGAGCAGACCCCAAAACTCTGGGTGTCCTCCCCACGACCACCATCCAGCAGCTCTCCGAGCAGTGCGCCGCACGCTTCGAGCAAG ACTCCTACACCCTCAGCGTGTACATCGATGGCGTCCATCACCCCGTGGCCCAAACAGAGCTCGCCCTCAGCGTGAAGAGCGGCTGCCAGCCAGGAGCCTACTGCTTCGTCTATCACCCCGCTGATCAACCCGCCGACGCCCCACCCCGCCGTACCTGTCCCCTCGACCCGCCGCCGGCTCCACCTGTAGAATGCTTCATCCCTGCAGACATGGCGCCCGCTGACACAGAGGAGCCCGGGGTGGAGGAGGAGAGCCTGATCAGCTTGTAG
- the pth2 gene encoding tuberoinfundibular peptide of 39 residues isoform X1: MFRNYISDHHPPEEALQHEITTSFMKLKILLLFVFRMSQLPVFPRTCVPLLCILGMILLTSGFPQSRLPLRSSEDSEEHKRVDWDVLYPSISLRDWSIQMMSAPGLRAAANSKAGLMREAWLFTPEGAETSVEGAWPAEWSSPGAGMAKRNLVVADDAAFREKSKLLTSMERQKWLNSYMQKLLVVNS; this comes from the exons atgtttaggaattacatCAGTGACCATCATCCACCAGAGGAGGCGCTGCAACATGAGATCACAACGAGCTTcatgaaactgaaaattcttcttctgtttgtttttaggatgtctcagcttcctgtttttccccGCACGTGCGTCCCGCTGCTTTGCATTCTGGGTATGATCTTGCTGACGTCTGGCTTCCCTCAGTCTCGTCTTCCTCTCAG AAGTTCGGAAGATTCGGAGGAACACAAACGAGTCGACTGGGACGTCCTCTACCCTTCCATCTCTCTCCGTGATTGGAGCATCCAAATGATGTCAGCGCCCGGCCTTAGAGCAGCAGCCAACAGCAAAGCAGGACTGATGAGGGAGGCGTGGCTATTTACTCCAGAGGGGGCGGAGACAAG TGTGGAGGGGGCGTGGCCTGCCGAATGGTCGTCTCCGGGAGCCGGGATGGCGAAGAGGAACCTGGTGGTGGCCGACGACGCGGCTTTCAGAGAGAAGAGCAAGCTGCTCACCTCCATGGAGAGGCAGAAGTGGCTCAACTCGTACATGCAGAAACTGCTGGTGGTGAATTCGTGA
- the pth2 gene encoding tuberoinfundibular peptide of 39 residues isoform X2, with amino-acid sequence MSQLPVFPRTCVPLLCILGMILLTSGFPQSRLPLRSSEDSEEHKRVDWDVLYPSISLRDWSIQMMSAPGLRAAANSKAGLMREAWLFTPEGAETSVEGAWPAEWSSPGAGMAKRNLVVADDAAFREKSKLLTSMERQKWLNSYMQKLLVVNS; translated from the exons atgtctcagcttcctgtttttccccGCACGTGCGTCCCGCTGCTTTGCATTCTGGGTATGATCTTGCTGACGTCTGGCTTCCCTCAGTCTCGTCTTCCTCTCAG AAGTTCGGAAGATTCGGAGGAACACAAACGAGTCGACTGGGACGTCCTCTACCCTTCCATCTCTCTCCGTGATTGGAGCATCCAAATGATGTCAGCGCCCGGCCTTAGAGCAGCAGCCAACAGCAAAGCAGGACTGATGAGGGAGGCGTGGCTATTTACTCCAGAGGGGGCGGAGACAAG TGTGGAGGGGGCGTGGCCTGCCGAATGGTCGTCTCCGGGAGCCGGGATGGCGAAGAGGAACCTGGTGGTGGCCGACGACGCGGCTTTCAGAGAGAAGAGCAAGCTGCTCACCTCCATGGAGAGGCAGAAGTGGCTCAACTCGTACATGCAGAAACTGCTGGTGGTGAATTCGTGA
- the pth2 gene encoding tuberoinfundibular peptide of 39 residues precursor (The RefSeq protein has 1 frameshift compared to this genomic sequence) gives MSQLPVFPRTCVPLLCILGMILLTSGFPQSRLPLRSSEDSEEHKRVDWDVLYPSISLRDWSIQMMSAPGLRAAANSKAGLMREAWLFTPEGAETRYSWAKTDSVEGAWPAEWSSPGAGMAKRNLVVADDAAFREKSKLLTSMERQKWLNSYMQKLLVVNS, from the exons atgtctcagcttcctgtttttccccGCACGTGCGTCCCGCTGCTTTGCATTCTGGGTATGATCTTGCTGACGTCTGGCTTCCCTCAGTCTCGTCTTCCTCTCAG AAGTTCGGAAGATTCGGAGGAACACAAACGAGTCGACTGGGACGTCCTCTACCCTTCCATCTCTCTCCGTGATTGGAGCATCCAAATGATGTCAGCGCCCGGCCTTAGAGCAGCAGCCAACAGCAAAGCAGGACTGATGAGGGAGGCGTGGCTATTTACTCCAGAGGGGGCGGAGACAAGGTACAGCTGGGCAA CTGATAG TGTGGAGGGGGCGTGGCCTGCCGAATGGTCGTCTCCGGGAGCCGGGATGGCGAAGAGGAACCTGGTGGTGGCCGACGACGCGGCTTTCAGAGAGAAGAGCAAGCTGCTCACCTCCATGGAGAGGCAGAAGTGGCTCAACTCGTACATGCAGAAACTGCTGGTGGTGAATTCGTGA
- the tedc1 gene encoding tubulin epsilon and delta complex protein 1 — protein MKRSAEVKQVKHVIAALCRLLAAAGLDPVPPPDSFRRAKFGDAVQEDPFWQLLADILQTAGVISCDSSEPTAERRKLVAAGLWQSGFHADWMYEGEEGGAVFSQELLLALGWLLATGALESVVMKRVQKLDRMLLMCTPVLPHLPADLHVDSASLRRLQWLIGCLRHQRRMLLSMLREQTRALHAVLSASVAASPSSDRSSATLEEECVCAQQLCSLLEAYLKWKQVEDVFWTWMDSVVDLKDPINRRPRHPTNENPGVCCHGNSRLEKLEAVLLRLPAAQRGQRRRGGDGKDREGGERTQAGFGVSSSLPPVLSSFPSLPSLSQVCRARPRLEEPRRRPAGGPGGRAEPPNELQASEAVALLLHAEAVLMKRRDEQRLTNRTKLQESIGRLDELVLIPP, from the exons ATGAAGAGGAGCGCAGAGGTGAAGCAGGTGAAGCACGTGATCGCGGCTCTGTGCAGGCTGCTGGCGGCCGCGGGGCTGGACCCCGTGCCCCCCCCGGACTCCTTCCGACGGGCCAAGTTTGGAGACGCGGTCCAG GAGGATCCGTTCTGGCAGCTGCTCGCCGACATCCTTCAGACCGCCGGCGTCATTTCCTGTGACAGCTCGGAGCCGACAGCAG AGCGCAGGAAGCTCGTGGCCGCCGGCTTGTGGCAGAGCGGCTTTCACGCTGACTGGATGTACGAGGGAGAAGAAGGAGGCGCAGTCTTTAGCCAGGAACTCCTCCTGGCGCTCGGCTGGCTGCTCGCCACAGGAGCGCTGGAGAGCGTGGTGATGAAGAGAGTGCAAAAGCTGGACAGGATGCTGCTCATGTGCACACCT GTGCTGCCACACCTTCCTGCTGACCTCCATGTAGACTCCGCCTCCCTTAGGAGACTCCAGTGGCTCATTGGTTGCTTGAGACATCAGAGACGGATGCTGCTGTCCATGCTGCGAGAGCAAACCCGAGCTCTGCACGCT GTTCTTTCTGCGAGCGTCGCCGCGTCGCCGTCCTCTGACCGCAGCTCTGCAACACTTGAGGAG GAGTGCGTTTGTGCGCAGCAGCTGTGCAGCCTCCTGGAGGCGTACCTGAAGTGGAAGCAGGTGGAGGACGTCTTCTGGACTTGGATG GACAGTGTTGTGGACCTGAAAGATCCCATCAACAGGAGGCCCAGACATCCAACCAATGAGAACCCCGGAGTGTGTTGTCATGGAAACAGCAGGCTGGAGAAGCTGGAGGCGGTGCTGCTGAGACTGCCTGCAGCTCAG AGAGGACAGAGGAGACGAGGAGGAGATGGTAAGGACAgagaaggaggagagaggactCAGGCAGGGTTTGGTGTCTCCTCGTCCCTCCCTCCTGTTCTCTCCTCCTTCCCTTCCTTGCCCTCCCTCTCACAAGTCTGCCGAGCGAGGCCTCGGCTGGAGGAGCCAAGGAGGCGCCCGGCCGGAGGCCCCGGTGGGCGGGCGGAGCCTCCAAACGAGCTCCAGGCGTCCGAGGCCGTGGCTCTGCTTCTTCATGCAGAGGCCGTGCTGATGAAGAGGAGGGACGAGCAGAGGCTGACCAACAGGACGAAGCTGCAGGAGTCGATCGGCAGGCTGGACGAGCTGGTGCTGATTCCTCCGTGA
- the dnal1 gene encoding dynein axonemal light chain 1, with product MDASLSTLTNCEQLSLSTNCIEKITNLNGLITNTEAEKVVGVCVCRALSVCVCVCVCVFAAVGDTLEQLWISYNQLEKLNGIQWLKSLRVLYMSNKDWSEFMRLVELPCLDDLVFVGNPLEEKHSAEGTWMDEATKRLPGLRKLDAIPVIKQEGEDGEA from the exons ATGGACGCGTCGCTGTCCACGCTGACGAACTGCGA GCAACTGTCTCTGTCCACGAACTGCATAGAGAAAATAACCAACCTCAACGGCctga TCACGAATACGGAGGCTGAGAAGGTGgtcggtgtgtgtgtctgtagagctctctctgtgtgtgtgtgtgtgtgtgtgtgtgtgtttgcggcCGTAGGTGACACGCTGGAACAGCTGTGGATCTCTTATAACCAGTTGGAGAAGCTGAATGGAATCCAGTGGCTGAAGAGCCTGAGAGTCCTGTACATGTCCAACAAAGACTGGA GTGAGTTCATGAGGTTGGTGGAGCTGCCGTGCCTCGACGACCTCGTGTTTGTGGGAAACCCTCTGGAGGAGAAGCACTCGGCCGAGGGGACGTGGATGGACGAGGCCACGAAGAGACTTCCCGGCCTGAGGAAGCTGGACG CAATCCCAGTCATCAAGCAGGAGGGAGAAGACGGAGAGGCTTGA
- the adi1 gene encoding acireductone dioxygenase translates to MVLEAWYMDGSEEDQRRPHRLEPNQPVSLEQLKELGVFYWQLNADIYESDPELQQIRKDRGYSYMDIITIHKDTLPNYEEKLKMFFEEHLHLDDEIRYILDGQAYFDVRDKEDRWIRIAMRKGDLITLPAGIYHRFTLDETNYTKAMRLFVGEPVWKAYNRPADDFEIRQRYMASLQGS, encoded by the exons ATGGTTCTGGAGGCCTGGTACATGGACGGGTCCGAGGAGGACCAGAGGAGGCCGCACAGGCTGGAGCCGAACCAGCCGGTGAGCCTGGAGCAGCTGAAGGAGCTCGGAGTGTTTTACTGGCAG CTGAACGCCGACATCTATGAAAGCGACCCGGAGCTGCAGCAGATCCGTAAGGACCGGGGTTACTCCTACATGGACATCATCACGATCCACAAGGACACTCTGCCCAACTACGAGGAGAAG CTGAAGATGTTCTTCGAGGAGCACCTCCACCTGGACGACGAGATCCGCTACATCCTGGACGGCCAGGCCTACTTCGACGTCAGGGACAAGGAGGACCGGTGGATCCGGATCGCCATGAGAAAAGGGGACCTGATCACACTGCCGGCGGGCATCTACCACCGCTTCACGCTGGACGAGACG AACTACACGAAGGCCATGCGGCTGTTTGTGGGCGAGCCGGTGTGGAAGGCTTACAACCGCCCCGCTGACGACTTTGAGATCCGTCAGCGATACATGGCGTCGCTGCAGGGATCCTGA